Proteins encoded by one window of Anaeromyxobacter diazotrophicus:
- a CDS encoding tetratricopeptide repeat protein: MSKTAHHELTRKEMKGPDKFQVAATEATRWASQRRRQILLAGVAAFAVLALVIAFSAYLDSQRTAAGSLLYRAIDVASGEVSSIPLPGVARTYKTNEEKQRAVLEAAGQVRARHGASRAAATAALLEGDAQLALGAWDPAIAAYQTFLDKAPADDALRFGGLDGLARAQEGKGDLAAAAATYEKATQIDFFKDRATLERARVLVKAGKKDEAQKALEALPKDSPLAVEAQERLARLGR, encoded by the coding sequence ATGTCCAAGACCGCCCACCACGAGCTCACCCGCAAGGAGATGAAGGGCCCGGACAAGTTCCAGGTGGCCGCCACCGAGGCGACGCGCTGGGCGTCGCAGCGGCGCCGCCAGATCCTCCTCGCGGGCGTCGCGGCCTTCGCCGTGCTCGCTCTGGTGATCGCCTTCTCCGCCTACCTCGACAGCCAGCGCACCGCCGCCGGCAGCCTGCTCTACCGCGCCATCGACGTGGCGAGCGGCGAGGTCTCCTCCATCCCGCTGCCCGGCGTCGCCCGCACGTACAAGACGAACGAGGAGAAGCAGCGGGCGGTGCTGGAGGCGGCCGGCCAGGTGCGGGCGCGCCACGGCGCGAGCCGCGCCGCCGCCACCGCCGCGCTGCTCGAGGGCGACGCCCAGCTCGCGCTCGGCGCGTGGGACCCGGCGATCGCCGCGTACCAGACCTTCCTCGACAAGGCGCCCGCCGACGACGCCCTGCGCTTCGGCGGGCTCGACGGGCTGGCGCGCGCGCAGGAGGGCAAGGGGGACCTCGCCGCGGCCGCCGCCACCTACGAGAAGGCGACCCAGATCGACTTCTTCAAGGACCGCGCGACGCTGGAGCGCGCCCGGGTGCTCGTGAAGGCCGGCAAGAAGGACGAGGCGCAGAAGGCGCTCGAGGCCCTCCCCAAGGACTCCCCGCTCGCGGTCGAGGCGCAGGAGCGCCTGGCGCGGCTGGGCCGCTGA